The DNA window ttttcaaaaaagTTTTCATCTTGCAACTCAAGATGGCTTGAGTTATACCCACATTCCTCCTTCTCTTGGAAAGAAATAAGTGCTAAAAACATTCCATTTACTACAAGTCTAGGTTTGTAAGGTAATAAGAGAGACTTAGTTTACACAGTAGTGACCAAAGAAAAGATTTGCCCCTTACCTGTTCTTTCACAACCAAAAGTTCCATGTGGGAGGACCTGATGGATTGAGAATTTGCCAATTACTTTTGCTGGAATGACTGTTTTAATGCCTGGTTCATGGAAAGCTCCTTCAATCCCATGAATAGAGAGAGAGGGGTAATGCCACAGGTGTAGaagtatttcttcctttaaaaaaaataattcaaaatataagAGATTGATATAAACAAGCCAAAATTTATACAAACAAGCTTTTTCCATCCTAAAATTTGTATTTGGAgacttctgtattttaaaggtatttgattttttatttaaacccatgcatgtgtattttcatttttaaaaaatactactACTTTCAGTCATAGAAAGATTTGGATGGTAACAGTTTctcatgaaaaataagaaaaatagagCATTGCTTTCAAAATCTTCAAAGTAGTATCAGAACAACTTCTGATCTGACTGCCTCTTTATCCTGGAACTTGTCACTGGAAAAACCATGAAGCCAGATACATCCCAGATGATACCATTGAAGAAATACTACTAATGAACACTAAAAAGCACAATAGGAAAGATTATAATTTTCAGTAACTAAGTTTTCCTGGAGAAGATACAGAggggaaacaaaatattattactattattgtAAGGAAAATAGGAGAAATGTATAAATTATAAACTGGTCTTCATGCAGAACCTCAGGGTGCTGTTGCTTTCCTTCAGTTTTATGAGACTAGACCCTTATCTATACATAAAATTAGCATAAATTCATTCTCATACAGGTAAAGCATTGAAACGCAGATAGTGTAGTTACATTATACTTTTGTATTACTGATTCTAACAGTCTAGCTTTAGGTAATTTGAAagcttttccatggaaataaaAGCATCCATGTTAGCAGAACCTACACCACAGTAATTATGTTTGtgataaaaaattaatcagCTCCTTTCTCCCAGCTGCCAGTCTTGTGCAGAGAAATCTTTCCAAGCCAGCCCTTAcatgctgctttttttatttaggatataatttttaattgctggtAAGGAGAGGCTTGTAGCTTTGGATGCTTTTTATGGCAGGCTTGGCAAACATCAAAAtctgtattaaataaaaaccaCCTGAAACATATCTGCCTAAGGCTGCCTCCCATTTTTTCAGAGCTGAATACAACTTCTTTCCTACTATGTAACCTAAATGTAGGCATTTTAATGCATGTTTTATTTGGCTGATTAGGCTTAGGGGGAGAGAAGGGGTAGGCAAGGAAGGGAGACTTACACTCCTAGTTTTGCATCATTACTTTTAATTGATTATTCATATTTCAGATCACTTTCCCCAGATGGAGTACCTTACATTTTCAGCAGACTAGTTTTATTTACCTTTTACATCTCAGTgctcctttattttattttgagcttGCCATTGACTGAAAATATCTTCCAGTTTGTCTTTATATATAAATGCTACAAATAggtataaatttatatttatatataaatgctGCAAATACTCAGCTACTTCTGCTGAGTATGCATACAGATTTTATGTTACCTTGGTGCCGTAGAGGAATTTTTTCACACCACAGTTATTTCTATGTTCCTCTAGATCAAATTCAATCGATTCATATaacttcctttcctcttctgtcAGGGCAGCAACACTGTCGTAGATTCCAGGCATCTGAATACGACCTGTGGAATCCACAAGGCTGTCTGCAAAATAAGATACAGATATCAGTAGAAGGGGAGCCTATTTCTTCCCCTTGGCAATGATAACACCTTCTCCCTTCTACCTAGCTCTTTACCAAATTAGTAAGCCTAACAACTCTTTGCATCTATCAAGTTGCTTCACCAAACTTgatatatttgcatatttattaaGAAAACCATTGAGCTGTATGTAGTGTGTGATGTGTCAGCCCAGCTTCTGACATGAAAACATCATCTTACTGGGATACAAAGCAGCATTAAAAAGTCAGGTTTTGCTACATGTGCATGTATTAAAGTTGCCTGTAATCCTTAAATGTTCTTAATTGATGTGTGACTGACATCAGCTTAACATGTCTGAAGTCCTGACCTTACTGGGGACAATCCCTTCCTCAGCTGCCACCACCATAGCTGTGTTGAGGTTTGGAAATCTGGGGATGTTGCTTCAATGAGACTTGCCTTACAACAGTTAAATGTGGCCCTGACTTTCATTAGGCTGATCATGggcagctctccccagctgctcccgAGCAGTGATGTGTGTTCTTACCCAGCAGCACTATCaggtccagcagcagctcatgaATGATGCCTCCAAAAGTTCCAGAGTGAAGGTCCTTGCTGCCACATTCAACCTGCACCAAAAGCACTGGTTACTTGTAAACACTCGCTGCCTTACTCTTCTGTGAGTGTGTGTTTTCCACAATGACTGGTggttccatttttttaaaacaagatcACAAATAAACAGTACgtgattttgttttctaattattaAATAGAAAACATCGTGTCAGGAATAATCTGCTTTGGCAGAGAAGATAGAGCTCTGTTGTCAACCACCAAGAGAGAGAAATTCAGCTGTCTGTAGCACTCACAGATTTGAGAGCAAGGGTCCTCCTCCGCTCCCTCTTTTGCTTCAGTAAGATTAAAGACATCATACATTAAACATTTGTATATTATTACTGTTTCTAACATTGGAGAATAAATTCTTCAAGTTGTCTACCCTTATTATTTAATGCAAAATCTTCTTTaaagaaggcaaaaattaaTCTTGTTTGATATTAAGACTATATGTCCAATCTTAATTCAAGAttgcagcaaataaaaatttatagaTCTCTTGAATAACAAGTCGTTAGAATAGAGGCATTTGAGTTATTAAATGGGCTCTTTTTCCAGACACATTTTCATACTTGAGtttatcataaaatatttttctgcaaagaacTTGTTTATTCTTTTCAAAACCTCATTACAGCTAACTGTCTACTAGCAGGGAGAGATCATTTTTGATGTTTTAATAGCATAATTTTTCTTAACCAAGACTTAGAAGAATTGAATCAAGACTGCCAAGGctctttcagttaaaaaaaaaattcattctttttcagACATAAAGGtgaatgcagatttttctttagttCTCAAGTTCTTTAATCTTCTCTTTGAATTCCTTTTATGCTTCATCAGGAAGCATTTCCAGATAAGAAATTTCTGCTCTTTATTTCACAGTAGCTCACATTACCTGCTATATATAGCATGTTGGCTACATTGCACTTTTATTTACTCCTGCCAGTGTTTACAAAAATTTTGTGTGGCTTTTAAACCCAGAGATCCAACCAAACTGAGTCCCTTTAGGCTGATTCATTATATTATGCAGTATCTGCTACaaaagggcagagcagcagaaattatGGTTTtggagagagctggagaggcaggTGTAGGAATGGTGTCCATGAGAACAGAGTTGATGTGCAGAGGGGAGGATGCGAAGAGACTGGCAGAGTGGCAGGAGAGTAATGAGACAGGAAAGGGATCAAGGGAAGAAATGATTGAAGAGAAGTTAATGGAAGTAAACAAGGCTAATGGAACTGAAATGAGGAGGGAAATCTGCAGAAGTCAAAAGGGATGCAGAAGAAAGCTGTGTACCTGTAAATATTAAGCTTTCCTTCAGTCTTTCCCTGCATGCAGATGTAAGTACAGCTACATCACTGCTGTCTGTCAGAAGCTCTGTTGGAGTGAACCTGTGTCCTTTACCTCCACAAAGAAGCAGGCGAAAGTTTCCCCAACTCCCATAGGTAAGGGCAGGCTTCTTGTTGCTGAGCCACAGATTGTCTGAAATTACAATATAATCAACATCAGAGAAGAAGCCCTGGTTTTCTTCATCAAGTAGCTTCTCTAGCTCCAAGGATCCTGCTTCTTCTGTGCCTTCAATTACAAACTTGAAGTTCACTGGCATAGCCTACATAAAAATTAGTAAAGTTTGAGTAAGAAacaagcatttaattttttttttccaaaaagctttaaaattagGAGCAGACTGGCTTGCTGTACAAATTGTGTTAGGATAAGAAAGATGTTGGATGAGTATGTAGGATATGTAGCTTGCTACATCAGAAAAGCCAGTGATGGACACATTTAGGTTCCCAGAAAAACTTGTtcttttcctcatatttttatctacttttcatttttaaaggagaataagtgatgtctttttttcttctttgtgcttTCAGAAAACTTGCTGAAATGTCTCATTAAACAGGCTTTCTGTCAGTGCTATTCAATATTCTAATTGCTTTGGAAATTCTAACTGTCTAATAGCAATtgcatttccagagaaaatttCCTGCCTCTTACATTTCCACTGTTACTGCCCATGTGGGAGCCACTGGCTGTGGTTTTCCCAATGTTGTCTATCAACAGACTTACATGGTGATAAAGAACGTTGTCAGTGACTCTACTATAATTGTCTTTTTAACACTCATGAATTTGCAAGCCTGCTGGTTGATAACAATGCATTTCCAAAAGTAATTAGGAGAACTTTTATAATGGAATAGTGGGAGTTGAAAATGCTGACACACCCCATAGGGGACATAAATTTCAACTTCGTTTCCTGTTGCAATTCATTTTCTCATTAGAGGCTTTaagatgttttctcttttgatttGATGCTCAGATTAAAGACAAGAatgaatatgtaaaataaaatgaacttGCCTCATGGATGGGTTCACTGATGGATCATCAGCTGGCCACAGAAATTTTAGAAACAAACTGTTAAAGAATATTGTTTGatgctctgtgctgttttctAGAGAAAGGCTTCAAATGACaaaaattcctttctgcttGTTTGCTAAAATGTCAAAGTAGCTATTAGTGATTTGAAAAAACTAGAAAGATGTCAAACCCATAACCATATCCACTTACAACAACTACTCTTTAGGCAAATAATGTGCGTTTTCTAGGGTTTACGAGAGACCAAGGTCAATTCAGTACTATAGATgcaagaaaaacatgttttccagAAGGCTGTAAGgggactttaaaaaaatcaagacttAATGTTCAGTTTGTGCCATAATGTCACACAAGAGATAGAAAACTGTTTCTCATCACACTAACAGGATATGGCATGCAAATTCAGCTTAAAGGATGATAGTTAACCCAGTTACAAGCcgaaaatatatttttggtttaCCTTTACTTTGGGGGTAAGACTACtccaaaattattaaattatttgaagatGGCTATTGTCATTGTAGTTGGTCATTGTAGTAATTTAGGGGCAAATGTCTGACCTCAGAAATCTGTCAGACTCTGAGTGACTGTATTTGAATTTGGTGAATGCACACATTCAAAGTATTTGCTTTGATAAATCTGATCTGTTGGTGACATAACAGCCCATTCTGGATGAACATTTTTAGATGCTTATTTTCTTCACACGGGCACATAAATTGCAGGTATCTTGTAGGCAGCGAAAACCAAAGATCAGCAGAATGTATCAGCAGATATGAGTCTTCATCAGCATTCTGTAATGTCTGttattttaccattttaaaaGCTCTCAAGAGAGCAGAACAATTATCAGAGCTGTGTAATGTATGTAATACATATTGAATGTttccctgtgggttttttttctgcagggcAAAGGTAGCAAGACTGTATTTACATTGCAGACAGACTgttcaaaacagaaatgctcAAACTCTTACTGGAGTGGGACCAGTGCCCTAAGTCTTGCATCAGAAATAGTTAATATTTCAAATTGTATATAGTCTGTTGGGACAGAGAGGTATGATCTTACTCAGGAATGTAAATACATCCCTCCAGagatataataaaaaataacaacaaataaTACTAAATAGTAAAAAttagcaataataataaagaagTCATCATTGATACCTACTAATTTCAAGGCTCTAAATGTTTCCACTGCATTTATCCAAGCTAGGACTGGTCCCTTATTGTCTGTTGCTCCACACCCATAGAGgtttccttaaaaagaaaagaggaaagtttTTAAGCAATCTTTGAATTTCCCCTCATCACTTCAATGTAATTGGCAAATTCCAGTTGCCACAGAAGCTTTAGTGATGGAGTGGAAAAGTGTCGAAAGTGTCAGGATTTCACTGGCTCATTTTAAATAAGGTGATGAGTGTTCAGGTGCTTCCCAATGGACTggtacacttttttttccccttttccttccttttataCGCATGATGTTGTAGTTTCTGCTACATGCCAATTTTTGagcttcactttttttctcagGAACTGTTTGTTCATACCAGATATGCCTGGAGGGTTTGCATAATATGCAGCTTCTGGACACATCATTCAGACCAGGTAACAAGCAGCAAAAACCCTACAGATAAATGCCATGGCAGAAATATGAAGCTACAAGTctaagtatttaatttctttttcaactgCACATCATGTACAGTTATCACTGTACATGAACTGAAATCTGTGCCTGTGTATAAACTTCTGTAGCAATCCCCACTGGATATAAACTGGAATAAGGCGGAATTATGCCTGTAAGGCTGTTGGGAATTGATTCCAGATAATGAGAAAGGGCAACTCACTGGTTATAACCTAAGAATCAGGATTTCTGAGGTCTTACATATCTGCTGGCCCTCTATCCAttatttttgttccttcagTTAGCTAGCTGTGCTGGAAGGATAATAACATTAAAAGGTCCTCACATTCTTCCACCACAAATGCTAATATTTCCACACTAAATATTAGGCAGTCACTGATGGATCTCACTAGTCACAGGACAGTCATCAAAGCTGAAAGCTGCTGGACATGTCCCAAAGGTTTCCACAGAAGTCCTCATGCTTTGGTTAAGTAGACAAGAACCCTTCTCCCACTCAGAACCTCAGTCATGTATTCAAATAATGGTACAAAACCTATGAGAAGATGCACACCATCAATTTCAGTCAGTGTGTAGGGGTCAGCGTTCCAACCATCTTCCTTCTTGGCAGGCTGCACATCCACATGACCATAGAAACATACAGTGGGGTTTTATGGATCTTTCCCCAGTTCTCCAAGAATcacagaaggcagcaggaggacTTGGCCATCAGGCATCTGTGGAGAAAGGTTAGAAAAAGGCAACGAAGGAAAACCAAACCTTCTAAAATGTACAAATGtgcaaaaaaatcagaattctcAGTATTGAAAATACTTCTGCACTCAATTGACTTTGATTTGATTAGGTGCACAAATCTGTCTGAATCCAGTTCTAACCTATTCAGAGAAACTAAGATGTTTCTTCTCAACTGTTTCTTTCCTGATGGACTTTGTAGAAGTCTTCAAACATTTTATTGCCATAAATGCCCTCCTCACTAAGCTCTCACTTCCCAGCACTGTAGAAGACAGATGTTACCTTGTGCTATGGAGTCTGTTGGGACACTGAAATAGTCAAAAGCCACACAAattaatttggggttttatttcacCACAGACAGAGGGCAGGAGGCCTGTTAGTTCAAAcatagaatctgaaaaaaattgttgttggcaggaggcagcagctaTGTCAGAGTGTCTTAAAAACAGGTTAAGGCTACTCCTCTAACGTGGCTCTGTGCAGAAAGAGCTCCACACAGCCCAATTGCATTCTCTGCAACTGTTAAATGACACAAACCGAAATATTAAAGTGTTGCTGTACTTCAGGGTCCTTGTGCTAAGAATCAGAATCCTCACCAAAAgcatcagagaaaagaaaagagaatcacTATTATAGAGCTTCTGAATTCCTGTTAGATTAGGAATGtaacagcccagggcaggaaagAGCCCATGGCTACAGTAAGGTAAGTTAATCAGAGACTAAGGTTTCTCAGAGATGAATTCTTCCCTATTGCTTTCcaacaatgaaataaaacagtttgGATCATTTGTCAGAAGCTCTGAAAACCAAAGATGATGCTCTAGGTAGCTAACCCCTTCTGTCTGACAACATTTTCCTTGTAAAAGCAGCCTCCCTCATAAAGTAAGTTCAGTGACAAATGATGCATTAGTTCTCATGCTTCATtacagataaaattttaaaatgagccCCAGTAAAAAACCTCAGTCCTTTTACTTTTGCAAACTTCTTCCCTCCAGTTAAAAGCATCAAACTCCCTTCTATGCACAGAACATCAATTTGCATTTGGATTGCTTGTGTGGTTCCCAGTATGCTCTTAAGTTCTCAGACCTGATTTCAGCAGGTATCATGCAGGCACAGGACTATTGATAAATTTGTAACtagctttcaaaaaaataacCCTATGTCATAACCTACATGTACATAGCACTGAATGCAATAGGTAGACCCATGGGTAGATATGAGGTTTTATGTCCAAGAATCAGAAAGCACCTGATGTGACCCCAGGTTTACTAAATTAACAGTGGCTCCCAGTGTTGCAAGTCTGTCTGCTGCCAGTGCCATCATTGGCATTACTTCTTTCCTCAGATGTGGCTGAACAGAATCGCTTTCCACAGCCACCCATTCCTTTAGACCCTGCATAGGAAGAAATGTGAAATTAGGTGATCCAGAATGTTGTTGTCCTCAGTCCTTGTATCAGAAATCACACACTGGAAGATGATTTCCTCTCTGTATCACCACAGCATTGTCACGGATGCTCTAAGGTTTCAGGATAGAGAAGAATTGCTTAGATGTCTTCCCAGGGTTGAGATTCCTGGTTTTCTAAACAGGGAGGGTGCTCACATTTAGGC is part of the Vidua chalybeata isolate OUT-0048 chromosome 1, bVidCha1 merged haplotype, whole genome shotgun sequence genome and encodes:
- the CNDP1 gene encoding LOW QUALITY PROTEIN: beta-Ala-His dipeptidase (The sequence of the model RefSeq protein was modified relative to this genomic sequence to represent the inferred CDS: deleted 2 bases in 2 codons; substituted 1 base at 1 genomic stop codon), which encodes MSSSSSSALKMEIFQYTDAHQSDFIKGLKEWVAVESDSVQPHLRKEVMPMMALAADRLATLGATVNLVNLGSHQMPDGQVLLLPSVILGELGKDPXNPTVCFYGHVDVQPAKKEDGWNADPYTLTEIDGNLYGCGATDNKGPVLAWINAVETFRALKLAMPVNFKFVIEGTEEAGSLELEKLLDEENQGFFSDVDYIVISDNLWLSNKKPALTYGSWGNFACFFVEVECGSKDLHSGTFGGIIHELLLDLIVLLDSLVDSTGRIQMPGIYDSVAALTEEERKLYESIEFDLEEHRNNCGVKKFLYGTKEEILLHLWHYPSLSIHGIEGAFHEPGIKTVIPAKVIGKFSIHQVSHMELLVVKEQVVEHLEGVFSKRNSPNKLKVSMPLGAKPWLADVDDLLYKAARRAIKTVFGEDTDFIRDGSTIPIARMFQTVTQESVMMLPIGAAHDGEHSQNEKISRHNYIEGTKLFAVFFLEISKLHWNLHETSHTETIN